A genomic region of Canis aureus isolate CA01 chromosome 16, VMU_Caureus_v.1.0, whole genome shotgun sequence contains the following coding sequences:
- the LOC144286982 gene encoding CMRF35-like molecule 1 → MHLLLLFLPFFRVAGSYEITGPKAVRGLVGGSLTVECCYASTWKTYSKWWCRGSIWRRCNILVQTTGSEQKVKKNKVSIRDNQKNFTFSVTMEELTETDTDIYWCGIEKSGTDLGVEVKVTIDPAPTTVSTTTTTTTTSKANMSTAPAETKDPPTVTSSHSNDRDNAMTLSVLIPTILAVLLLLLVAASLLTLRIMKQQKKAAEMSPEQVLQPQEGDLCYANLTLQPTQISRNSSKKKACAKPSLSVLDDQLEVEYVTMAPLSKEDISYAALSWELSNQEPTYCNMGHPDTHVPSRSQQEHMEYSTIKRP, encoded by the exons GTTCATATGAAATCACAGGTCCAAAAGCTGTCAGAGGCTTGGTTGGGGGCTCATTGACTGTGGAGTGTTGCTATGCATCAACTTGGAAGACCTACAGTAAGTGGTGGTGTCGAGGATCTATTTGGCGAAGGTGCAATATCCTTGTTCAAACAACAGGATCAGAgcagaaggtaaagaaaaacaaggTGTCAATTAGAGACAATCAGAAAAACTTCACCTTCTCTGTGACCATGGAGGAGCTCACGGAAACTGATACAGACATCTACTGGTGTGGGATTGAGAAATCTGGAACTGACCTTGGGGTTGAAGTTAAAGTGACCATTGACCCag CACCAACTACAGTatcaaccaccaccaccaccaccaccacctcaaaAGCCAACATGTCCACAGCGCCAGCGGAGACCAAAGACCCCCCGACTGTGACCAGCTCCCACTCCAATGACAG GGATAATGCCATGACGCTCAGCGTCCTGATTCCCACCATCTTGGCTGTGTTGCTGCTTCTCCTGGTGGCAGCCTCACTCTTGACTTTGAGAATCATGAAGCAGCAGAAGAAAG ctGCTGAGATGTCCCCAGAGCAG GTGCTCCAGCCCCAGGAGGGGGACCTCTGCTATGCAAACCTGACCCTGCAGCCAACCCAAATCTCCCGCAACTCTTCCAAGAAGAAGGCCTGTGCAAagccctccctctctgtcctggATGATCAGCTGGAAGTGGAATACGTCACCATG GCCCCTCTTTCGAAGGAGGACATTTCCTACGCAGCTCTGTCTTGGGAGCTCTCGAATCAGGAGCCAACCTACTGCAACATGGGTCACCCCGATACCCACGTTCCCAGCAGGAGCCAGCAAGAGCATATGGAATACAGCACCATTAAGAGACCTTAG